One genomic region from Jiangella sp. DSM 45060 encodes:
- a CDS encoding bis-aminopropyl spermidine synthase family protein — MDPLNADAIDRVADLVSGLGVGARPLREVLAALVAGSAPLDDLVRRAAVPRRQVERLLDALGGDLETHGGRFTVRDGARAAYRDRFGLDRLPQPDLPGPVDALPGSDVASRVAEVIAAAPAAVQALDHVPATPVTALRRALWLDATYDLDGATLVCVGDHDLTSIALCLVNPRVNVVVADLDEELLAYVDERAAALGLPIRTVWADFRAGLPSVAREVGDLVVTDPPYTPEGVRLFLTRGLESLRDHANGRLVLAYGHGRHQPALGLKVQRELVGLSLVTEAMLPHFNRYDGAQAIGSASDLYVLQPTAATWKALPRATQEAIYTHGPQSLESGRPDTHDVMTALLDAAAGPESLDVGAVVALRRPPGGIALGDVFAGRAAAAIPHARTAAVAVHLVGDPNTWLLRTLLALDVRRLALAVQNTHPAVTSQAGQQELQRLVGAKWRLRFRRSTPDPKHAIVEAVAVDAADLPPADVARRFLLDAAHRRLGSAWRDALVKAGRRTGGEPLTKNEARRIVNASGLPPHVLESSLVELPAHRIAAILAAVTAN; from the coding sequence TTGGACCCGCTGAACGCCGACGCCATCGACCGTGTCGCCGACCTGGTGTCGGGGCTCGGCGTCGGCGCGCGCCCGCTGCGTGAGGTGCTGGCTGCGCTCGTCGCCGGGTCAGCGCCGCTCGACGACCTCGTCCGGCGGGCCGCGGTGCCGCGCCGTCAGGTGGAGCGGCTGCTGGACGCGCTCGGCGGCGACCTCGAGACGCACGGCGGACGGTTCACGGTGCGCGACGGCGCGCGGGCGGCCTACCGCGACCGGTTCGGACTGGACCGCCTGCCGCAGCCCGATCTGCCCGGCCCGGTCGACGCGCTGCCCGGCAGCGATGTCGCGAGCCGGGTCGCGGAGGTCATCGCCGCCGCGCCGGCCGCGGTTCAGGCGCTCGACCACGTGCCCGCGACGCCCGTCACCGCGCTGAGGCGGGCGTTGTGGCTCGACGCCACGTACGACCTCGACGGCGCGACGCTGGTCTGCGTCGGCGACCACGACCTGACGTCCATCGCGCTGTGCCTGGTCAACCCGCGGGTGAACGTCGTCGTCGCGGACCTCGACGAGGAACTGCTGGCGTACGTCGACGAGCGGGCCGCCGCGCTCGGCCTGCCGATCCGCACCGTGTGGGCCGACTTCCGGGCCGGGCTGCCGTCCGTCGCGCGCGAGGTGGGCGACCTCGTCGTCACCGATCCGCCGTACACCCCCGAGGGCGTCCGGCTGTTCCTCACCCGCGGCCTCGAGAGCCTGCGCGACCACGCCAACGGCCGCCTGGTCCTGGCCTACGGCCACGGCCGCCACCAGCCGGCGCTCGGGCTCAAGGTGCAGCGCGAGCTGGTCGGCCTGTCGCTGGTCACCGAGGCGATGCTGCCGCACTTCAACCGCTATGACGGCGCCCAGGCCATCGGCAGCGCCAGCGACCTCTACGTCCTCCAGCCGACGGCGGCCACGTGGAAGGCGCTGCCGCGGGCGACCCAGGAGGCCATCTACACGCACGGGCCACAGTCGCTGGAGAGCGGCCGGCCCGACACCCACGACGTCATGACGGCGCTGCTCGACGCCGCCGCGGGACCCGAGTCGCTGGACGTCGGTGCCGTCGTCGCGCTGCGGCGACCGCCCGGCGGCATCGCGCTCGGCGACGTGTTCGCCGGCCGGGCCGCAGCCGCCATCCCGCACGCCCGGACGGCCGCGGTCGCCGTCCACCTCGTCGGCGACCCGAACACCTGGCTGCTGCGCACCCTGCTCGCGCTCGACGTACGGCGCCTCGCGCTCGCCGTCCAGAACACCCACCCGGCGGTCACGTCGCAGGCCGGGCAGCAGGAGCTGCAGCGGCTGGTCGGCGCGAAGTGGCGGCTGCGGTTCCGGCGCAGCACCCCCGACCCGAAACACGCGATCGTCGAGGCCGTCGCCGTCGACGCCGCCGATCTCCCGCCCGCCGACGTCGCCCGGCGATTCCTGCTCGACGCCGCGCACAGGCGCCTCGGCTCTGCCTGGCGCGACGCCCTGGTCAAGGCCGGCCGGCGCACGGGCGGCGAGCCGCTCACCAAGAACGAGGCGCGGCGCATCGTCAACGCGTCCGGGCTGCCGCCGCACGTGCTCGAGTCGTCGCTGGTCGAGCTGCCGGCACACCGCATCGCGGCCATCCTCGCCGCCGTCACCGCCAATTGA
- a CDS encoding phosphotransferase: MSEAETPLPGGRVGGAVRVGDTVRRPAGAWTPAVHALLDGLRTAGLDGVPPVRGVDERGREVLGWIPGRSVARDEVVSSALLADGARWLRRFHDAVAGYRPDGEVAWRHGRRALAAGEIVCHNDPAAYNWIVDGDRVVGVVDWDMAGPGVALDDLAFLAWMSVPLRRADVPVDVAARRLALLASAYGDVAPSAVLAHVQVRMGMAVDRIEAGQRRGDPGLLNLAAIGEPGRTRAALVDLAAREPAIVAALRAG; the protein is encoded by the coding sequence GTGAGCGAGGCCGAGACACCGTTGCCGGGTGGCCGGGTGGGCGGCGCCGTGCGGGTCGGCGACACCGTGCGGCGGCCCGCCGGAGCGTGGACGCCCGCCGTCCATGCGCTGCTGGACGGGTTGCGCACGGCCGGTCTCGACGGCGTCCCTCCGGTGCGCGGGGTCGACGAGCGGGGGCGCGAGGTGCTCGGGTGGATCCCGGGCCGTTCGGTCGCGCGTGACGAGGTGGTGAGCTCGGCGCTGCTGGCGGACGGTGCCCGCTGGCTGCGCCGCTTCCACGACGCCGTCGCCGGGTACCGGCCGGACGGCGAGGTCGCGTGGCGGCATGGGAGACGGGCGCTCGCTGCCGGAGAGATCGTCTGCCACAACGACCCGGCCGCCTACAACTGGATCGTCGACGGCGACCGCGTCGTCGGCGTGGTCGACTGGGACATGGCCGGCCCGGGCGTCGCGCTGGACGACCTGGCGTTCCTCGCGTGGATGTCGGTGCCGCTGCGTCGCGCCGATGTGCCGGTCGACGTCGCCGCGCGCCGGCTGGCACTGTTGGCCTCCGCCTACGGCGACGTCGCGCCGTCGGCGGTGCTGGCGCACGTGCAGGTGCGGATGGGGATGGCGGTGGACCGCATCGAGGCCGGCCAGCGTCGTGGCGACCCGGGGCTGCTGAACCTCGCGGCGATCGGCGAGCCGGGTCGCACGCGGGCGGCGCTGGTGGACCTGGCGGCGCGGGAGCCCGCGATCGTGGCCGCGCTCCGCGCCGGGTGA